Proteins from a genomic interval of Sphingomonas sp. Y38-1Y:
- a CDS encoding PLP-dependent cysteine synthase family protein: MILASALDAVGGTPMIALDRIHRGPGRLLAKAEFMQPGGSVKDRAARAIIVAARVDGRLREGMTVVEMTSGNMGAGLAVACATLGHPLVVMMSAGNSPARARMLEGLGAEVHLIEQVDGQPGQVTGADVAAAEAAARDYAARRGAFYVDQFHAPEGLAVHERETGQEILRQVGGRVDAWVAAVGSGCTFMGVARALKAASAATICAAVEPAGCRPLAGEPVTKPRHLIQGTGYGSAPPHWDPRLMDLSLAVEDEAVESMRRRLAREEGLYVGYSAAANVCGALALLGSGRLAGEPTVVTVLCDTGLKY; encoded by the coding sequence ATGATCCTCGCCTCCGCGCTCGATGCGGTCGGCGGCACGCCGATGATCGCGCTCGACCGCATCCACCGCGGGCCCGGCCGGCTGCTCGCCAAGGCCGAGTTCATGCAGCCCGGCGGCAGCGTCAAGGATCGCGCCGCGCGCGCGATCATCGTCGCGGCGCGCGTCGACGGCCGGCTGCGCGAGGGCATGACCGTGGTCGAGATGACGAGCGGCAACATGGGCGCGGGCCTCGCCGTCGCCTGTGCGACGCTCGGCCATCCGCTGGTCGTCATGATGTCGGCGGGGAACAGTCCCGCGCGCGCCCGGATGCTGGAGGGGCTCGGCGCCGAGGTGCACCTGATCGAGCAGGTCGATGGCCAGCCGGGGCAGGTGACGGGCGCAGACGTCGCCGCCGCGGAAGCCGCTGCGCGCGACTATGCCGCTCGACGCGGGGCCTTCTATGTCGACCAGTTCCACGCACCCGAGGGGCTGGCGGTCCACGAACGCGAGACCGGGCAGGAGATCCTCCGTCAGGTGGGCGGCCGTGTCGACGCCTGGGTCGCGGCGGTGGGGTCGGGCTGCACCTTCATGGGCGTCGCCCGCGCGCTCAAGGCCGCCAGCGCCGCCACGATCTGTGCCGCGGTCGAGCCCGCAGGTTGCCGCCCGCTTGCCGGTGAGCCGGTGACCAAGCCCCGGCACCTGATCCAGGGCACCGGCTACGGCTCCGCGCCGCCGCATTGGGATCCGCGGCTGATGGACCTGAGCCTGGCGGTCGAGGACGAGGCGGTCGAGTCGATGCGCCGTCGCCTCGCGCGCGAGGAAGGGCTGTATGTCGGCTATTCGGCGGCAGCGAACGTCTGCGGCGCGCTGGCGCTGCTCGGGTCCGGCCGATTGGCGGGCGAACCGACGGTCGTGACGGTGCTGTGCGATACCGGGCTCAAATACTGA
- a CDS encoding thiamine phosphate synthase, which yields MPRRHPSTLPRLWLMTDERLGERLWPALAALPRGSGVVFRDYATPPTERRARFARVLATARRRRLVLVRAGDTPMRGEMGVHNARGRGLRTASAHDRAEIVAARRGGADLVFVSPVFPTRSHPGARTLGPVRLGSMMRGAGMPVVALGGMTAARMRRLGGLSLHGWAAIDGLDSESRP from the coding sequence ATGCCGCGCCGCCACCCTTCGACGCTCCCCCGCCTGTGGCTGATGACCGACGAGCGGCTGGGCGAACGGCTGTGGCCGGCGCTGGCGGCTTTGCCGCGGGGAAGCGGCGTCGTGTTCCGCGACTATGCGACGCCGCCCACCGAGCGGCGCGCGCGGTTCGCGCGGGTGCTGGCGACGGCGCGGCGACGACGGCTGGTGCTGGTGCGGGCGGGCGACACGCCGATGCGTGGCGAGATGGGCGTGCATAACGCGCGTGGGCGGGGGCTGCGGACCGCATCGGCGCACGACCGCGCGGAGATCGTCGCGGCGCGGCGAGGAGGCGCGGACCTCGTGTTCGTGTCGCCGGTGTTCCCCACTCGCTCGCATCCGGGCGCGAGGACGCTCGGGCCGGTGCGGCTGGGATCGATGATGAGGGGGGCGGGGATGCCGGTGGTGGCGCTTGGCGGCATGACGGCCGCGCGGATGCGGCGGCTTGGCGGGCTAAGCCTGCACGGCTGGGCCGCGATCGACGGGCTGGATAGCGAGTCGCGGCCATGA
- a CDS encoding YggS family pyridoxal phosphate-dependent enzyme: MTNDDAAARLHTVSQEIARAATIAGRKPEDVTLIAVSKMHDADAIRPLIAAGHRHFGENRVQEAEGKWPALRAETPGIVLHLVGQLQSNKAEAAVALFDAIHSVDRASLVHALAKAMDKADRRPACFVQVNIGDEAQKGGCAVADLPALLAETRTAGLPIAGLMAVPPADLEPAPYFALLAKLARDAGLAELSMGMSGDYPTAVTLGATHVRVGTALFGDRA, encoded by the coding sequence ATGACGAACGACGATGCCGCCGCCCGCCTCCACACCGTCAGCCAGGAAATCGCTCGCGCCGCCACGATCGCGGGCCGCAAGCCCGAGGACGTGACGCTGATCGCGGTCTCCAAGATGCACGACGCCGATGCGATCCGCCCGCTGATCGCCGCCGGCCACCGCCATTTCGGCGAGAACCGCGTGCAGGAGGCGGAGGGCAAATGGCCGGCGCTGCGCGCGGAAACGCCGGGCATCGTCCTCCACCTCGTCGGCCAGCTCCAGTCGAACAAGGCCGAGGCGGCGGTCGCGCTGTTCGATGCGATCCATTCGGTCGATCGCGCCAGCCTGGTCCACGCGCTCGCCAAGGCGATGGACAAGGCCGATCGTCGCCCCGCCTGCTTCGTCCAGGTCAATATCGGTGACGAGGCGCAGAAGGGCGGCTGCGCGGTGGCGGACCTGCCGGCGCTGCTCGCCGAGACACGCACCGCGGGCCTCCCCATCGCCGGGTTGATGGCGGTGCCGCCCGCCGATCTCGAACCCGCGCCTTATTTCGCGCTGCTCGCCAAGCTGGCGCGCGACGCCGGGCTGGCCGAACTCAGCATGGGCATGTCGGGCGACTATCCCACCGCAGTGACGCTCGGCGCCACGCACGTCCGCGTCGGCACCGCGCTGTTCGGAGACCGCGCATGA